The DNA region TACTTTGTCTAAACAAATCCTCGTTCCGAAGGAACACGGCCgtatgataatttatttatttttttctgttgattGCTCCAAATTTCAGTAAAAACAGTTCCGCTGTACTACCAGATAGTTCGGCTTTATGGGGAATATTCTTATGAGGTTCGATGAGATAAATGGGTATATGcttgacaaatttatttataactgtAACGTACTGAGGAACTCTATATTCCATAACAATCCTATCAGTATCATTAACGCAGCAAGCAACTCTACCAATCCCATTTCCGTGGCATTATCCATAATCTATGTCGCCAAATCGCTCGCATTCAATCTGGTTTTATAATCATGTCCCATCAAGTCTATTATTCTCTACGTTAATTCCTGCTTCAACTGCATTGCCCCGAAAAACAATATGTCCCTCGTGATTGAGTTAAAATGTAAACTTCCTACCTGTGTTAACTGACATGTTCAGGCGGCATAATTGCACCTACATGGCAAAACACAGAATCAATAACCTGCCATAAACATACACTGAAGTGTTTGTTAACGTCGAGCTCTTTCCTGCTATTTTAAGCTGCTTTAAAGCAATGTTTTAGGCGCTGTTTTAATCCTGATTGCCCCATACTTCGTCCTATTAGTTTACTCATAACAACCGATTCAGATAAAACTATCACTAGTATTtgagtttatttttgtgatattttttgaacattgCAGGTAAACGATGAACGAACTTACAGATGAATTAATAAACGATTGATTTCgtgaattaatgaaataaagttCAAGCTAAAAACCTAGTTTTTTCTTCAGATTTATGGACGAAAACAATAATGACGATTTGCTAAAACATTTCAAGCACAATTTTTAACGCATTTAtcaccaaaaaaatatatacatacatcGAGACAAAACGTGGAAAGGCGGTCTCCATCCTAATATCACTTTCATCGtagtaattaatatttttatacgaTACACTTGATTAATAGAGAGAGCAAAactgatttaattatttattcattatactattaaaatcaaaagtaaGTCGATTAGCATATGATTGATGATTAGTGTAGAAAGGTATCTTTAAACTGTGATTTAATTATGCTAGACAGCTGACCGCTTCTAGGACAggacatttaaataaaaataaaaaaagaagaaagtgaCGAAGGTATGGatcaacataaacaaaaaaggcCTTTATGCTTTCTTTAGCTGATTTCCATATGGAGCTTGAACTTGTTGCATGGCATTCTCTTCGGCCATGGACAAGTGAAAAGGAATTTTATCACGCACAGAAACCGCTTTTCTTTGCGCTAAGAGGAATTGCCTTATTAGATTTGAAGTACTTAAGTTTTAGGTGAAAAGTGATTCGTTAACACGGAGAagttttaaatcttaaattcTTAAAGGAGGACAGTCAAAGTGGCTTAGCTTGATTACACAAATGTTGAATTCCCAACGTCTTGATTGTAGCGTAGTGTCTTGGATGATGAAAATATTGGTAAATCAATATGTTTGGGCCAATATATCGATATCTCAGCACTTCTACCAAGAGGAGTTGCGCCTCTACCACTAGAAAGAAATCGACCAATTATTTAGAAGTTTCACGATTTAACCCTTCGTTTAGTCCCTCTAGAAATTCGAGCTTAGTTTTCAGGAATCTACCATAGCGAATTTCAGGAAATGCATAGAAATCTTCAACAGAAAATTATCCATTTTGACCAAGGCAACCGCTTCACAACGTGTTTTCAGCCGATTTTCATACATATTAAAGCCTGATCATTGATCAATATGCGACCAACAGCATTGACATTGAAAAGCGTCTGTGACCCGAAATAATAACAGAGGCTTAATAGTGATAAAAGCAGTCACCAACCACAGGTGAATTGAGAGAGTTTATTTACCCTGATGGAGAACAATGGGTCGGAGAATGCTTCATTTGAGCGCCAAACCTGTAATTGACAACCTGACGATGGGTTTGTTGTCCTTATGTGGCGCTTAGAGGGATTTGACCCATAAAATATGCCTTGAATTcgattttactaaaatttcatGCGTATATTGCATTACATACTATATGAATAAAACCGCAAGGGAGCATAACCCAATCAATACCATTATAGTTCCAGTAGAAAATCCTGCTTGTCTGAAATATTCACGACCTCCTGGTGATACAGGAAAGCCTTATCTAGcatctatatatttttttctcgactATCTGAATCTCAAGCTGAAAATCCCAACGATGTAAAACCAATGGAGCATGAAACAGTTATATGGTACTTGTGACCCGCccattgttttctttaaatggtAATGATACGTTGAATAATAAGTGATGATTAATTCCCGTCAATTGGtctcattttttattgcagtaACATAAAAAACGTATTAGGAAACCGCTATTTTATTGCGTGAGGAGGGTAATTACCATTGAATGCTGTTGATTTTGGCACGACGACAATAGTGTAGGAGTGTGTCGTCCGCATGTCTCTGATACTAATTAGACTTATTCATAGAGATCAGAGAAGTTTACGTGAGGAATTTCTATAGTAActatgtaaaatttatatacaaaagCAGAAGCCCATATGTATATGTAGGTATACGAAGCGTGTAAATACGCGAGCATGTACATGTAAAGTTGGATTATAATTAGTTTGGAGTTATGTAAGATTAACGTGCAGCCGTACACAGGCACGCACTATACGATTCCAAAAACAATCAGAAAGAACTCCAACCACACGTTCTTAAATGACAAACATTAAAGAACACGTGCCCGCCTATTTACTCACGCCTCTAATGAAATTGACAGTCCTAATGAGACAGCTGTGGGGCGAATTTAACACTTCAGGGGGAGGAAGAAATTTGATCAAGTTTAATTAAGAAGACTGGAGCTCTGATtgacaaaacaataattttaacaccggaaaaattataaaatgctACTCTGGGAACAAACACAAACGACTTCCTCTAGAGATGGTCGGTCGGTATGTAAGTAGGTCTGTGGGTTTGGGCTGGGCAGAACCAGTCGCAATTTCTTGAAACTGGCAATTCAACCATCGATAAGTTTCTATCAATCAATGAGATTACCAAGTAGGACAATCATAccatataatattttgtattcCATATAATATGTGCTAAACTGCAAAGCAAAAACTCGTAAAGTGATTTTTGATATCATATATCAAATGACGTTTGTGTAATCTCGTTTGATTTAGGATTAAACTGCACAAAAGCATagaatattaagttttttatttatttttaaattttgtttaaggCGGTGACTAATTTTACGTTGAAAACTGCGTCGGATTTGACTggcaaaataacaaaattaactgTATGTACATAACATATGGTAgggaaatcaaatttttacaaaaactgagtaaatgtaaaactactttattgaagtttgtcatttattttactaacctgaactaaaatctTCAGAGTTTGTCTGTTTTTTCCGAAACTCACTCTATTTGCTACACAGCTGCAGTGTTTGATTTTTGCATGCACCGtggtaaaaaaatcgaaatattacaataaacaataatccctaaactttttatttttcagatcAAAATATCAGGAAAATATGacacaattaaataaaaaaacgtgtCGAAAAATATCTTATGGGTTTACACTGTTTGAGAAAGAAAAACCAATAATCATTActaattatgcaaaaaaaaattaacaagagGTAAAGAGAAGTGCTCAAACTTATCATTTTTAACagttaacattttttaccCATTATGTGCCTCCTTGCCGCACTATGCTTGAAAATTCCAAAGCAACCGGCTTCTTTACCATGTATCCTATTTTGTAGTGGTTAAGTATATTAGTCAGACTTTTTTCTGGCTTGACAGATTGAAATTTCTTACATTATGCCAATCTTATGATATTTTAACCCATATACAGGGCATTCtaaaatagaagataaaaaataataatgtgtATAGAGAACGTCAAAACAGTGCCAGCATTTCCTTACCAAATTGTTGgccttcaaaataattttttcacgtATTACTGTATCTTTAAATAACATGATCATTTGTTATGATGAATCACTGTGAAGTACGTACGTTTTTGACCATATtttgggataccctgtattttgaatttatgaGACTTGTCCAACTTCAAAAAGGACCTAAAAGCTGACATGTTTTAAGTGGAAAATCCCCGATATGacgtttcatatttttacgactaaatatttatgtttgcattttataaattttcccGAAATTTACTGTTATCTATCTAATAGACAAATGTAATATTGTTCTCAACAACCTGAAAAGCTTCTAAATACCATTTAAATCAACAGTGATCGCAAACACACCTGACATAAAATATTGTCTATTACAAAACAAACTCAATTTTGTAAAACTGTATGAGGAAAAAGCAAGGCACACACACATTTCATTGTTTAGTTTAAGTCATTTTGATGGTATAAAAGGCCCCAACAACTACTCATAATTAGTACATTTTCCTTCTTTAAGTATAACTAACCTAACGAAAATGAGACAAGTGGTTATAAATGCAGAGCTAGTGTTTGCAGCTATGTGCCTGCTCAGTGCACAACAATCAATGTCGGTGCAAGCTGCGGCACTAAATCAAAGGTAAAATTTCAGGCATACACGTTTTTAAtctgaaattttctaaaatatgcgaaaaaaaaatcctacaaaataatacagaaattcataatgaaattttgagtTAACTGTTCCGAAATTATGTGGTTCACAATTTGGATAAATTCTTACTCTTTAAAGTCCTTTTTGAGTTGATTATCTCCAAATCATAGAACTTACACGGTCAAAAGCCTTAGCCAGATGGATAAGAACAATCTCCAAATAAGGCGTCACAATCTCCTCAATTTTCTAATAACACATTATTTTCAGCCCTATAATTATCAGCCCGTTAATGCCTTTCGACAGTACCATGCTTGTCAACAATAGTTATCCAGACAACTCCTCATCCCCTGTATTGAAATCGGGGATCCCCAACCTCCCCCAACTCTCCTCCAAATACTCATTCACTGGAAATTATGGAGAAAATTTATTCCTAGGAAGCATTCAAAGTGGAGACAGACTTCTGGCCAGTAATGTAAAATACcaattatctttaaaaaagtaatgaactaacctaaacaaTGATTTTCTTCAGGTATTTATCCGATTTATTGCTGTATATGATTACTTCGTAACTTACGACACAGGATATTATACGATCTCACACATTCGTATTtataatcataatttaaaaggtGCCTCTGCTAGAGCTTCAATCTTGAGTGGAGGAGTTGGGTACTCCAATGCGATAATCTTGTTCCAGACTCAATACAACTATGGGTTCAAGTTTACAGTCCAAATATACGGACATTAAGGTCTCAATGGATTCGCAATACagaattatattaaaaatagcagTAATAAAATAGagttcaataaataaatgccGTTGATTTCGTGGTTTCAATTCCCTCAGTGATACAATCTACTTCGATATAGTTCAATTGAAATTAACCTGCGTAATGTGCCATATTGCACTGAAGCCGATATCGAAATGTACCTATGTATGTATGCAGGATGATGTAGATTTTAATCAGGAAAATGCAATAGGCGATCGAACTCcgaaaaataaagagaaaagttcatataaagttgtatttttcaaAGCTTCATtatcgatatacagggtgatagaTAATCTTGGtgataaaagtttaattgttTGGTTTTTGGGTTTCGCTTTTGACATACATatttaactttcaatttttagcgCATAGATATCTTTACAATCTACGTCATTAcacttttcaaataattgggaaaatctacagggtgatgaTATTCTTGGGATTAGACACCTTGCCAAGATTTTACGAAACATGGTCAAAATTTGTATTCGAAAATCATTCAAGAACCATCAGTCtgataatttttacaaaattagtgTCTTCCTTTCTACAACACcggtttattttttcaactcaTTCACGCATTCATCGACTCAATTTCTAAAATgtgtttaatttgttttttttcgaaaatgtctGTTTCATATTTCGCAGGCGATCTTCAAACATCATCGATCTTAAAGAGATAAACAACTCTTTCGAATCCCGTCAAATCAAGCTTTTTCATTTGTTCGACTTTTAACACTTTTAAGAAAGGGTTTACATGATATTTCttaaacagaaaattaatagttccacgatgcaaaaattaatgcttgTATATAATGAATAAGTATTTAATTACTTCACATGATCTTGCGAGGACCTAAAGCAAATTTGCTCTTCttatctaataaataaatgtcatATGATTCTTTCCGCagaaaaatgtcataaaattttaGACCAGAAGCACATGCATAGCATAGAAACAACCATTCAACATCCCACATCACCAAGTCTTCGTACCATCTAAACTAGCAATTATGGCAACGAATGTTGGATTACAAAATCgcaaaagatataaaaaaagctGAATTCTATAGAATTGTATTACATTAATAACTTCAGAGCTCAGAGTTGAGCTCCcttactaattaaaaaaagtgaactCATTCCAATGTTTGTCACAATAAGTTGAGATCGTATAAAAACCTTAACAGCAACAGATAACTATCATATCTTCATCGATTCGAATACGAATAAAAATGCGACAAGTGCTTATAATAACAGTTCTGCTATTTGTAGCTGAACCTCTGATCAGAGCTCAGCAATATGTACCAGTATTAGTGCCTGCTGCAGCTTTAAATCAAAGGTGAGattaattttctaaacacttttaatttattaaaatttccaccACCTGGTCAAGAGCCTTAGCTAGGTGTAGAGGAACAACGTGCAAATGAGGCGTTACAATTGCAATCAAGTTTCTTATTACCCATGTGTTTTTTGACAGCCATCCAATTTTCAATTCCTCGTGGCTTTATAACCACACCAAACCTATTAATAACACCCAGCCTGCTGGTGAATATCTTCCATATGGCAACAACAGCTATGCTAACCACCCCCCAACAGGATCGTACAACTCCAACAACCCCCTGAATTTAAATTACTCGACATATTTGTCCTATCACAATGGAACCTATAATGGCAGCTATggggaaaatttattactagGTCTCATTCAATACCCAGACACACTTCTCTTCAAAGAGGTAAAATggtcattttctttaaaaaaaacataatgaaCGATGGTTTTTCTTAAAGATATATCGCAAAGAATCCCGCTGGTGGACTTCAAGAGGAAAAATCGTAAATTACAACGCTGAGTATCAAAGGATTTCAGCCATTCATATCTTCAATCATAGGTTGGATGGTCCCACTGCTAGGGCTGTGATCTTGGATGGGGGAGTCGGGTATTCTTATGTGAAAATCAAGTTGGAATCTCAATGGAACCGAGGATTCCAATTTTTAGTCAAAATATACGGGCATTAAAGTATTAATACGATTGCATGTTAATGAGTCCAATAAATGAACGTAGGTAATTTTGTAGTTTCATTTAATTCAGTAATATAATCTGTTGTGATATAAATTGAAACTAACATGCATAATATGCCCCATTGCATCgaaacgtatttttaaattttggctCTAATCCAAGATTCTTGGAATCGGCAAAAGTGCGATCTATCACGATTGTATCATCGGTTATACCCAGTTTAACAGTGAATTTAATAGCCAGGTCAATGcgaaaaacacgaaaatacACGTGAAATATTTGGTATATCGTAAAACAACAGTTAAATGCCATAAAGATTGTTAACCCAGGTCGGGTAACAACACAAAAAAGAAAGTACGGCCTAATGGAGAGTGGCGATGGTCACACACCCATCAACGGCAGGTGCAATAACTTTCGTGTTCAAGAACATGGAAATTAACGCTGagacaaaaagaaaatatacaataaagCCCAAGAAGGTTTTTAATAACTATGAGTTGTTCCCaggaaaaaaacaattgtaATATTCTCATCTTGAGGTGGTTTTTTTCATGGTAATGTTAAGTTTTTGATCACTTCCTAGGACATAACTACACAAGTAGATGACCCACAGCAGTGCTATaagtacagggtgttgaagttgAATTTACCTCTTTTTTAGAGGgcagaaaatcgaaaaataagaCAACTTTGTAAGAAAACTTTATTCGTAAAACGTATATTAACAGAAAAGCAAAATAGTgaagtttcacattttaaataaattccaagTTAAATCCAAAGGCATGCGAGTGTGATacaaaacagttttaaataatccttctaaataaaatttaaaaaagttcttaccGGGCAAAAACATCTCCACCACTGACTACTTTGTAATGCAGTAAACATAAAGGGCCGTTTTTTTTGGTGGATAATTGCTTAAACTAGAATACTCAGCtggaacaaaaaaatactaacacaaaatttttaaggttCTTTCCAATCTATTtcccaaaataaaaatgatacagGATCAACCAAAAAGTCACGGCAAACTACGTTTATTCTAATAGATAATTTATTCAATGATCAAACTCTCCTCGAAATTCTAAAGAACGAAACTCCATTCTTCAATAGAAAGGGTTCGCCAGCGAGTTTGCGATAAGTTTATCGGTATTTTAAAGTAGTTTCTTCTACATTTCGTACACACTCTAACAACCCAATTTACTGCAACTTATGTCTGACTTAACCAAAATGTATAAACCATTTTAATGAGGAAATTTCCCTGTATTTAATTGATACTAATTATTCCTACTTCTATGCACATAATACACCCATCATGAGCAAACGTCTAGACTAGAATTTCAAAGCATACATTTCCTTATTAGCAGTGCTAATTGGAGCACGtcatttttttaccaattacGTATGTACTTCCCAATATGGTGAAACATGTGCGTCACATCATCCACTAATAATCAGGAAATTATCCAGTTAAATAATCCACGGTAACATGCGAATTCCATTTCATTCATATCCTAATAGCTAACGGTGAAGTAGAAACTGCAGTTCTGGTACGGTACCAAAGTGCGAATAGTGAAAGGAAATTCAAATATGTACCCATTGGCAGGTgcttaaaaggaaaattctcATATTGCAGGATTGGTgctatttataaatttataattgtaTTTGGTTGGTGTATTTGtttggtaaaattttaatttttggtactTTTACAAAATGGCACACATTGACCTACTATCCAAGTAAATCGGGAGTACTGTCGTTGTGGTGAAATGCCACTGGCCTCGGtccaaaatttttcgaaacaaCTGGACTTATTTTCGACGATACTTGAGTATCACTTTCGAACGAAACTTTTACGGAAATGGGATCGCAAACCCATCAATTTTCCCATGTAGTCGAAGAATGTTTAAAACGAAGTATATCTCAGCAATGGCAGGAAAATTGG from Euwallacea similis isolate ESF13 chromosome 20, ESF131.1, whole genome shotgun sequence includes:
- the LOC136415536 gene encoding uncharacterized protein → MRQVVINAELVFAAMCLLSAQQSMSVQAAALNQSPIIISPLMPFDSTMLVNNSYPDNSSSPVLKSGIPNLPQLSSKYSFTGNYGENLFLGSIQSGDRLLASNVFIRFIAVYDYFVTYDTGYYTISHIRIYNHNLKGASARASILSGGVGYSNAIILFQTQYNYGFKFTVQIYGH
- the LOC136415449 gene encoding uncharacterized protein yields the protein MRQVLIITVLLFVAEPLIRAQQYVPVLVPAAALNQSHPIFNSSWLYNHTKPINNTQPAGEYLPYGNNSYANHPPTGSYNSNNPLNLNYSTYLSYHNGTYNGSYGENLLLGLIQYPDTLLFKEIYRKESRWWTSRGKIVNYNAEYQRISAIHIFNHRLDGPTARAVILDGGVGYSYVKIKLESQWNRGFQFLVKIYGH